Part of the Clostridium sporogenes genome, TCTTGCTCAGCATATTCGTCCAGCTATATACAGGCTTAAACATGATATTAAAGTAAAAAATCCATTGATAGAAGAAATAAAAGAAAAATATTCCTATATCTTTGAAAGTATAGAGGAAGGTGTAAAGTTCATAGAAGAGGATATAGATGATAGTGTAAATCAAGAGGAAATAGGATATCTTACATTACACTTTATGGCTTCCATAGAAAGAAGCAAAAATAAAAAACATAGAAAGCCAAATGTACTTATAGTATGCGCCACAGGCATAGGTACATCAAAGTTTATTTCTAATAAATTAAAATCTATATTTGATATAAATATAATAGATACCATATCCAGCCATACTATGGAAAAAATCCTTAAATATAATAAAAACATAGATTTAATTGTAACCACAATTCCATTAAGGGTTAAGGGGATAAAGTGTATAGAAGTAAATACATTTTTAACAGAAAAAAACATCAGTGAATTAGGTTTATACTTTGCAAAATTTATTAGAGATAACAGTGAAGAATGCAATAGTTCCTGTAAATATGAAGAAAGAGATAAGGTGCAAGAGATTTTAAATATTGTAAAAGAAAATTGTACTATACATGATTATTATAAATTAAGAAATAAATTAGCACTATACTTGAATATAAAAGATTCTACTCTTACTGAAGATCATAAACCTTCTTTAAAAGAACTACTAAAACCTGATTTTATTAAACTAAATGAAGAAGCTGAAGATTGGGAAGATGCAGTAAGAAAAAGTGGGGAGATATTAATGAATAATGGCTGTGTAAAGAAATCCTATATAGATGCTATGGTAAACACAGTAAAGAATATGGGCCCTTATATTGTTATAGCACCTGGAATAGCTATGCCCCATGCAGCACCAGAGGATGGAGTTCTAAAAACTGGTATAAGTATGCTAACCTTAAAAGATCCGATTTCCTTTGGAAATTCTGAACATGATCCAGTAAGTGTTATAATTTCAATATGTTCTATAGATAAAGTAAACCATATGAAGGCATTAAAAGAGTTAATGAGCATTATGGATCAGGAAGACTTCCTTTCGAAGGTTAAAAGTATAAAAACTCCCTCTGAAATAAATTCTGTTTTATATAATTAAATTTAATAACAAAACAAAAGCTCTCATAATCTGGGAGCTTTTGTTTTGTAATAATTTATAAGCTTATTTTTTATATTTATAGATAATAAGCTCTAATTGATGTAGCAAATCCTTTGAAAAACCACATGTTTCTTTATTAGACATTTCATTTATATCAAGTCATAAGCAACTTATTATTCCCCTATTATATATTACTTGCCAATTCATATATAAGTTTTAAATTATCCATTATATTCAGAGGATTATGTATGTTTATGTTATATATTGTAATAAATACGGACAAATGGTATAATTGTGAAGAAATAATTTGTATGAGGTGATAAAATGATAATTTGGGGCTGGGGAAAAGTAACCAAAAAGATTATTGGAGCAGTTTTTGAACGTACATGTAACTATTGTAATACTGATGAAGTTTGGAATTTATGTGTTGTAAGAACATGGTTTACGTTATTTCTTATTCCTATAATACCCTATAAAAAACAATATTGTATTGCCTGTCCAAAATGCTGGAGCTATATAGAACTTACACAGGAGGAATTTGAAAAAATAAAAATTGATATAACCTCTAGTTCTAATAATATTAATGAAAAAGTTGTTACCGATAATATAAAATATGCCGGAAAGACAGAAACTCAAATTAATTATTTAAAACAGATGGAGGAATATGCTAATAAGTAAATTATTAAAATCTGTTGATTTATAATAAATATTTTAATTTGATAACCTTTATAAGTTTATAAAGCATAGGTTCAACTGGAAATTGCTATAGGAGATAAATTACTATAGTAATTTTTATTTTTTGTACAATACATAAATATTAAGATAAATTAATCAGTTTGATAGATTAGTTTATAAAGCAAAAGCTCTCACAATGTGAAAGCTTTTTTGTAAATATTAGTTTTTAAAGCCTTTTATTCAAATGATATGAAATATAGGGTATACTATAAGCAGTGAACCCAAGTTTACAATTTGGTGTGATAAGCAGGGCATCAAAATCTTTGATTTTGTTTGCATCGCTTATGCAAGTATTGTAGTCGCTTACTTTTACGAAAAGTAGAGGTTTCAACAAATAAGATTCTTGGGATAAAATTAAGTTAGGAGTGAAAGTAAATGAAAAGAATACCCTATGGGATTTCTAACTTTGAAGTTTTAAGAGAGGAGGATTATCTTTATGTAGATAAAACCTCTTACATAGAACTATTAGATAGATACGCTCCATATAATTTTTTTATAAGGCCTAGAAGGTTTGGTAAAAGCCTCTTTATATCAATGCTTGAGAATTATTATGATATAAATAAAAAGGATAAATTTGAAGAATTATTTGGAGATTTATATATAGGTAAAAATCCTACAAAAAATAAAAATAGATTTCTTGTATGGAAAATAAGTTTTGCAGGAGTAGATGCAGGACATGGGGAAGAAGAATTAAGAAATAGCTTTAATTCAAAAGTTCTTTTATCTGCCATAAAATTTGTAAGTCAATACTCAAATTTATTAGATATTGATACTATTCCAAAAGAAATAGACAGTGCGGAAATAATAGTTCAATATATATCTTTATTAGCTAGTAAAATAAAGATACCTGTATTTGTTTTAATAGATGAATATGATAACTTTGCCAATGAACTGATTACAGGAGGGAGACAAAGTACATATAGTGGTATACTTCATGGAGAGGGTTTTGTTAAAGTATTTTATAAAGCCATAAAGGACGCAACAGCAGACAATTTTAATAGAATATTTATGACAGGAGTAAGTCCTATAATGCTAGATGATTTAACTAGTGGATTTAATATTACTATGAATTATACTTTAGATCAAAATCTTAATGCTATGATGGGTTTTACAAGGGATGAAATTTCCTCTATTATGGATGAGGTTGGAATAAAAGATAAATCCCTTAGAGAAAAGATATGTACTGATATGACAGAGTATTATAATGGATATAAGTTTAATGAAGATAGTAAAACAGTTTTTAATCCAGATATGTCCATGTATTTTCTTAATAATTATTCATTATATAATCGGTACCCAAAAGAAATGATAGATAATAATGTAAAAACTGATTATGGAAAAGTTAATCAGCTAGCTTATAATTTTAATGATAGAGAAGCGCTAGAAGAAATAATGACCACAGGGGAAACTTCTACCATGCTAGTAGATAGATTTAATATTCATACTATGTATAGTGTGAAAGAAAATTTTAAATCTTTATTATTTTACCTTGGAATGCTTACTATAAAAGGCCAAGGATATGGAGGAACAATTCTTAAAGTACCTAACTATGTTATAAAGACAATATATTGGGAGCAGCATTTCCAAAGAATAAATGAAGAATACAATATACAAATGAAAGATGTTAGGGATGCCATAATTCAAATGAGGGTTTATGGAAATATTCAGCCTTTAATAGAATTAGTAGAAGGCATATTAGAGGATTTATCCAATAGAGATTTAATAAAAATGGATGAAAAAAATATAAAGATGATGCTTCTTACACTATTAGGAGTAGACAGTACTTATTTTATAAAAAGTGAAGATGAGAACAATAAAGGCTATGTAGATATAATGCTTAAAAGAAAAATTCAGTTTAAAGATATAACTAAATTCCAATGGATCATAGAACTAAAATATATAAAAGAAAGTGAAAGAGATACCTTAGAAAAAGTAAAGGAAGAAGGAATAAAACAGCTCCAAGGATATGCTGAAAGTAAAATGGTTCAAGAAGAACTTGGAGAGGATGATTTAAAGAAGGTATTAATTCTTGTGGTAGGAAAAAAACATATTTATACTGTAGATATATAAAAAAGAATAGTTTTAAAAGCTCTCACAATGTGGGAGCTTTTGCTTTGCAATAATTTATAGGTTTAATTATTAAGCTATTTTATGATGTGAAAATAGTTCTTTTAGTGGAGATAAAAACAATAAAGTTCAAGATAGCTTTATAGTTAAGGATGAAAATTATAAAACTAGAGATAGTTTTATGGCTATAGATGAAACTGGTGAGACTGAAGATAATTTTATAGATATAGGTAAAAATAGATTTGCAAACATAGGTAAAAGCTATGAAATAAAAGATAGTTATACGGATATTACTAAGGACTATGAAGGGGCTCATAAGGGCCTTGCAAGTAAAGAAATAATAAGTAATAAACAAGAAATAATAAATAATAAAGAAGAAGTAATAAGTAATAGTTGTTGTAGTAATAAAGAAAAAGAAAGTAAGAATAACATACAAGATAATAATGATTTTAAGGTGGATATGTATACAAAAGCTGCAACAAAAATAAATACCACAACTGATACAACTGTAAAGCCTGATATGGTTAAATCTTGTAGAGTTAATTTTAAAAACATAAAAGATATACTAGCTGTTTTTGAAATCAATATACACAAAGCGGTGCCTATGGAAGAGAAGAAAATTATAGGCTGGGGTAATAAATTTAGCTATGATGTGATTGTTATGGCTATAGAAGAAGCTATAGTTAACAACATAAAAAATATAGGATATATAGAGAAAATCTTAAATACTTGGTTTTCTAAAGGATTAAATTCTATTGAAGATATAAAATCTTACAAAGCAAGATGGGAAGAAAAAAAGAAGAAAATAAAATCTAAAGAAAATACTGTGGATAGATGGAATGATTTTGAACAAAGGGAATATGATTTTGGTGCGAACTGTTGCTACGCAGTAAACGTAAGTTTAGTAAAAGTAGCGTAACCTATGAAATAGGTTATAACTGTTATTGTGAAGAGTAAAATGACGAGGTAACGCTCTGAAATGCTCTCTCTGATACTCCGACTAGCAT contains:
- a CDS encoding BglG family transcription antiterminator translates to MLNKRCSNILQMIVNNEKPITIKEISKKVNKSPRTVRYDLDKIDDYLTEIEFPKLERKSNLGISIDLKDEEIKKLFKIIGKINNYDYVLSQKERVFYIIYELLNKSEFVTINMLSDRMMVSRSTIINDLIEVKKWLSENKITLESSKGQGIKILGRERDLRRAAVKLFFQSMDSINFFNVTTLKLFNDIDIDFIRNTIKIAEDQMETSFSDDAFNNLVIHIAIAIKRIELSKDIIMDIEELKNLRKTAEYAIASGIAKMLEDRFKISIPEDEIGYITIHILGSNTSTLENIVKDDWIYLHLIVFKLIENVENITGINFSKDNKLFDSLAQHIRPAIYRLKHDIKVKNPLIEEIKEKYSYIFESIEEGVKFIEEDIDDSVNQEEIGYLTLHFMASIERSKNKKHRKPNVLIVCATGIGTSKFISNKLKSIFDINIIDTISSHTMEKILKYNKNIDLIVTTIPLRVKGIKCIEVNTFLTEKNISELGLYFAKFIRDNSEECNSSCKYEERDKVQEILNIVKENCTIHDYYKLRNKLALYLNIKDSTLTEDHKPSLKELLKPDFIKLNEEAEDWEDAVRKSGEILMNNGCVKKSYIDAMVNTVKNMGPYIVIAPGIAMPHAAPEDGVLKTGISMLTLKDPISFGNSEHDPVSVIISICSIDKVNHMKALKELMSIMDQEDFLSKVKSIKTPSEINSVLYN
- a CDS encoding zinc-ribbon domain-containing protein, with amino-acid sequence MIIWGWGKVTKKIIGAVFERTCNYCNTDEVWNLCVVRTWFTLFLIPIIPYKKQYCIACPKCWSYIELTQEEFEKIKIDITSSSNNINEKVVTDNIKYAGKTETQINYLKQMEEYANK
- a CDS encoding ATP-binding protein, which encodes MKRIPYGISNFEVLREEDYLYVDKTSYIELLDRYAPYNFFIRPRRFGKSLFISMLENYYDINKKDKFEELFGDLYIGKNPTKNKNRFLVWKISFAGVDAGHGEEELRNSFNSKVLLSAIKFVSQYSNLLDIDTIPKEIDSAEIIVQYISLLASKIKIPVFVLIDEYDNFANELITGGRQSTYSGILHGEGFVKVFYKAIKDATADNFNRIFMTGVSPIMLDDLTSGFNITMNYTLDQNLNAMMGFTRDEISSIMDEVGIKDKSLREKICTDMTEYYNGYKFNEDSKTVFNPDMSMYFLNNYSLYNRYPKEMIDNNVKTDYGKVNQLAYNFNDREALEEIMTTGETSTMLVDRFNIHTMYSVKENFKSLLFYLGMLTIKGQGYGGTILKVPNYVIKTIYWEQHFQRINEEYNIQMKDVRDAIIQMRVYGNIQPLIELVEGILEDLSNRDLIKMDEKNIKMMLLTLLGVDSTYFIKSEDENNKGYVDIMLKRKIQFKDITKFQWIIELKYIKESERDTLEKVKEEGIKQLQGYAESKMVQEELGEDDLKKVLILVVGKKHIYTVDI